The Deltaproteobacteria bacterium genome contains the following window.
AACCGCCTCCATGAATCCCGGCATGCTGGGCCCAACCGCAAGTAGATGAACAGGTAAAATCGGAAATGAAACGATATAACCGGTGCTGTTTTTCCGAAGAGATCTCAGGATTTCGTTTTATATACTTTTCCAAATAGGGACCTATCTCCGGATTCAACCATTCTTCCTCAGGGGGAAGGGTTGAGGGAAGCCCTCCGGCTGTGGCCACCAAAATATCATATTCGTGATAAACATTAATGCCCGCCAGGTATCTCCCGGTATTGGAATACAGGAATTTAGGCCGAAAGATTCCCGATGCCGTTCGATCGGCCCTGGCCGCTGCTGCTATTCCGGAAGCGTAGACAAGTTCGGCAATAATCATCAATTCGGTCAACTCATCCTGGATGTGAGGGGCCTTCCCGACCCCGTTATATTCTGCCACCAGGGCCGTGGCCCCCATGATGATATCGGTCAGGGCCGGTTTGCAGCCGCAATAGGAATGTCGATGAAAACCGGCAAAGGTCAGGGCCATCAATCCGGCAAATTCCGTCTCGCCGCACAGGAAAACCCTCTCCCAGGGAACAAAAACATCGTCAAAAACCAGAAAGGATTCGGCTACCCCATAATCGTTATAGGGAGCTTGAAGGTTTATCCGGGGTCGTGAACTGGTAATGCGGGAGATCAACTTCACCCCATCGGTATCGGCCGGGATGGCAAAAGATACGGCCCACTCCCCTTCCACTTCCGTCAGGGCCCGGGTGGGGATGACCAAATGCTCATCCACATAAGGTCCCATGGTGATATGATTTTTTGCGCCCCGGACCACGATCCCTTTCTTGTCCTTCTTGATGATGCGTAAATATTGATCGGGGTCCTTTTGTTGATGGGGTCTGGCTTTACGATCGCCTTTGGAATCCGTTTGCGAGGTGCTCCCGACCAAATCATTGGCCTGGTAATATTTTAGAAACTCCAGAAAATGAGCATGATAGTCCGTCCCTTTGGCATCATCGATCTCTTTTGTAACAACTCCGATGGCATTTAAGGTGTCGGTAGCCATACATCTCTGGATACACCCCCCCACCTTGTGACAGAGTTTGCGCTTCATCTCCTGTTGTTTATAGAGATCTTCGATGCTCAAATTCAAAGAGGTAAATCGGCTGATGGGTTCACCGATAAGATGGGAATGGGTCACCATAAGATCCTTGTATTCCGGATCCTGGGCCAAATCAAAGGTCAATCTGAGCACATTGATGGGTTTCTCTAAAAGGGGATCGTCCCTCATCATCTGTTTCCCGTGAGCATAAATGTTTGGCTTCATTTTTTTCAGTCGTTCTACATATTCACCAGATGTTTTTAAGGCCATTTTTTTCTCCTGCGTTATGATTATATCTTTCAATCAGCACATTATTAATTTGTTCGGCTATTTTAAGATTTACACCGCCCCTTATCATCCAAGGATATGCCCTCCATCCACCACGATTACGGTTCCGGTCATAAAACTGGAGGCCTCGGAGGCCAACAGAAGGGTCACCCCCCGGAGTTCTTTCGCATCGGCGATGCGTCTCATGGGAATTTTTTTGATAACTTTTTGCCCCATGGGAGACTCAAAAAATTCGCGGTTCAGGTCGGTCAGGAAGTACCCGGGACAAATAGCGTTGACCTGGATATTATAACGGGCCCACTCCAGGGCCAGGGTCTTGGTAAACAAAATCAGCCCGGCCTTAGCGGCCCCATAGGAACTGTTATGGGTAAGCGGGATCAGCCCCATAATTGAGGCGATATTGATGATCTTCCCGCAATTATTTTTCATCATATGGCGCCCAACGGCTTTGGAGCAAAAAACATGGCCCCTCAGGTTCACATCCATCACCGGATCCCACTTCTCCGGGGTCATGTCGATCACCGGAGACTCTTTCGAAATACCGGAGTTATTAATCAATATGTCAATGCGTCCGAAGGTAGCGATTGTATCGTTAACGGCCTGGTCAATGTCTTCTATCCGGGTCAGATCCATAGGACAAACCAGAACTTCCCGTCCCATCTTTCTAATCAGGTCGGCCGTATGACTGAGGGTTTCCCTGTTCCGGGAGGCCAGGGCGACATCAGCACCGGCCTCGGCCAGGGTCAAGGCCATCTCCCTTCCCAATCCCTGACCGGCCCCTGAAATAAAGGCCTTTTTACCTTGAAGCGAAAATAAATCCATTTGAACGCTCATTCCTTTTGCCTGTTTGGCTTATGTGCTCTCATGGTTCAACGTCCGCAATAGACCGGAGACCTTTTCTCCATAAAGGCCGAGGCCCCTTCCACAAAATCCTCGGTTTTAGCCACTTCATGATTAAATCTCTGGCAGGCGATCCAGAATTCATGCATATACCGCCCCAGAGTGCGGTTGACCGTCTCTTTGGTGATTCGCAAAGAGGCCGGAGCGGATTTTATGATATGAAGGGCCATCTCCCGGGCCGCTTCCTGGACCTTCTCTGGATGGACAACCTTATTAATAAGCCCGATCTCCAAGGCCCGCTGTGCGCTGATAGGCTCAGTGGTCAAAAGCATCTCCTGTGTGGCCTTGAATCCCACCATCACCGGACCGAATACAGCAAATATGGGAGGCCAGGCCCCGATGCGGGCCTCGGGCTGGGCAAACCGCGCCTTTTCCGAAGCTACAGCCATATCCGTCAACAGGACCAGCTCACAACCGCCTCCATAGGCCAGGCCGTTCACCGCGGCAATAATGGGTTTTTGAAGCAACCAAATTCGATGCACCAGCCCGTAGATACAATTAAGAAAAAGATCTTCGGCCATTTTGGGATCTTGTACCCGGGTAAGCTCGGCGATATCATCCCCGGCACAAAAGGCCTTTCCCTTTCCGGTTAAGACGATGACCGAAACATCTTCCATTCCGTCGGCCTCTTGCAAGGCCCTTTGTAGTTCCTTCCAAAGTGGAATATTCAAGGCATTGAGTTTTTCAGGACGATTGAGGGTAATCCAGGCGATCCGATCCTCGGTGCAGGTGAGCAGATATTTATATTCCATTTAAAAAATTCCTCCCGGACAACTTGTCTTCCATCATATCTTACGGGTTAACCGGATCATCGATTCGTTAATTTCTTTTTCTGAGAGTCTCGTAAAGTTTTCCCGTTCCCCCGGCAATTCCTTCTTTAAAAAACATGACCACGACGATAAAAACTATTCCCAATACCAGCAACCAGGCGCCGGATTTGGAAAGAAAATTAAATTTATTCAAAGCATCGGCAATAAAAATAAAAACCCCTGCGCCGACTAATGCCCCGGAAAGGGTAAAGGCCCCGCCCAGAAGGGCCATGATAACGATTTCTCCGGATGTGGACCAATAGGCCAGGTGTTCCCCCACATATTCCTGATGGAGAGAAAAAAGGGCTCCGCCCAATCCACAGATCATTCCCCCCAGGATAAAGGCTATCCATTTATAGACTTCCGGATTATAGCCAAGGGCCGTAGCCCTTAATTCATTTTCCCGCATACTCAGGAGGGTCTTCCCGAAAGGGGCCTCGGTCAAACGCTGCACAAAAATATAAATGATTAAAAATATAATGAGGACAAAGATAAAGAAATTAAAGGTCGGCTTTAAATTAACGGCAAAAAGGCCTAAATGTAAGGACGCGCGTTGGATACCCCATATTCCATCCGATCCGCCGGTAACACTCCTCCAATGCCAGATGGTAAACCAGACCAGTTGATTAAAGGCCAAGGTGAGTAAGGCAAAAATCAGGCCCCCTCTTTTAATGCATAAATAGCCCATGATCAGGGCCAAAAGGCCGCTGACGATTAAACTGGAAAACAGGGCCAATATAATGGGGGCATGAAAGCGGGCCAAAAGAATTCCTGTGGTGTAGGCCCCGGCGGCAAAGAGACTTCCCGTAGCGAAATTTAAAAGACCGGTGTAACCCAGCAACAGGATAAAAGTCACCGTAGGGATGGCCATAATCAGAATTTCCGAGGCCATCATCTTGGATGGAAGTATAAAGTAAAGAAAAATCATGGCCACTGCAATAATGAGGATAGGATGATCTTTACTTGCAATAATAGACCGGGAAAGGCCGGAATTCTTTTTCATCGGGTCCCCCTTTTTTTCAGCAACCCCTCAGGCCGAACCAATAGAATAAGGCCCATGGTGGCAAACATAACGAAGTCTGAGGCGGGGGCCCAAAAAATCCCGGCCAGACCTCGTATGCAACCCAGAATTATTCCCCCCAAGAGGGCTCCTCGAATACTGCCCATGCCTCCAATCACCACGACAATAAAACAGATCAGAAGGATTTCCGCGCCGGAGGTGTGTTGCAACCCCCCTATGAGTGGGGCGTGGAGACCGCCGCCCAAACCGGCCAAGGCGGCGCCCAAAGCAAAGGTCCAGGTGTAGACTGTACGGGTGTTGATGCCAAGGGCATTGGCCGTTTCCGGATCTTCCGCGCTGGCCCGGATGATGGCACCCAAAGAACTGCGTTCTATGAAGAACCATAATCCGAAAATGATGATCAAACCTAAAATCATGGTAAACAAGCGATACACCGGGTACTGAAAAAAACCCAGATTGATTTCTCCCGAAAAATAAGGAGGGACGGCCAGCGGAAGCGGGGTTGTCCCGAAAACCAACCCCACCCCCTGCTGAATGACCAAAAGGAGCCCAAAGGTAATCAAAATTTGATAAACTACCTGCTGTCCATACATCCGGTGCAACAGAAATTTCTCTACCACCAATCCGATGAGTCCCATCACCGGGAAGGTCAAGGAAAGCCCTATCCAAAATTTTCCCGGAATGTCCAACCATTGAATGAAAACCCACAGCAGATAAGACCCCAACATGTACAACGAGCCATGGGCAAAATTGATAATCCCCAACATTCCGAAAATAAGGGAAAGACCGGTGGACAAAAGGGCGATCAAGACCCCGAATTGCAGCCCGTTAAATATCTGAGATAATAGTGCGTTCATAGTTATCATGGAATTTCCACCTTTTTTTGGTGAGGGAGCCCCTTCCCGACCCAGGACGATCCGGAACGATACCGTCTCCGTGATGTTTATTAAGCAGGTATCCCGTTAAGGGCTCCCCCTCCCGATTCACCGCACAGATATTTTAACAATCAGTAGATGTCCTCTTTGGTTCGATCAAAGCTAAATCCGGTTTCCCCCTGTTTAGGGTAAACCTTGCTCCCCCCTATCACCTCAACGAAATCATCCTCATACTTCTTTTCCTTAGTCGCTTTCCCTCGGAGTAACAAAAAATCATGGGCGATTTGATGCTGCCAGCCGACCATTGTTTCTTTACCGGTGGGACCGGCGAACTCCCCTATTTTTTCCAGGGCCGGGATAAGGACCTTGATATCGGCACTCCCGGTTTGCTTAATGACCCTTTCCATGAGTTGGCATTCCAGATAGACGGCAGCCGCATAGTCCCCGGGGAAAACGCCCCACTTCTTTTTAAAACCTTCTGAAAATTTCCTGGACCATTCATTATTCATGGCATGATTCCAGTGATCGCCCAGATACATACTTTCCAGCGCCTCCGAGCCCACGCCGCGAAGCATATTGAAAGTTCCGGTGGTAGAAAATATTTTCATGGTTTTTTTTAATCCGAATTCATGGGCCTGCCTCAAACCGATTCCAAAAAGTTTGCCGTAGAGACAAATCAAGTAGGCATCCGCCCCCGACCCTTTGGCCTCGGTCATATACACGCTGGCATCGGTGGCATTCACGGGGATGAATTGGGTTTTGAGAATTTTTACGCCTCTTTTTTCTAAAATGGGTTTCATATTATCTACGATGTCATACCCCCAGGCATAATCCAGGGAAATAATAATGACCTTTTTGACACTGGGGTATTTGTCCAAAAAAGCACTCAGGGAGGCCCTGGCGATCGTATAATTGGGACTGGCCCATCTGAAGGTATTTCGGTTGCCGTTTTCACCGGTAAGCCGGGTATCCCAGCCATCGGTCCAGAAGATCACCTTCCGATTCTTGCCCACAATATCGCACATGGCTAACTGGACGGCACTACTGCAGGCGGAAAAAATGACCATGGGTTTTGCCTCGGCGATAACCTCCTGGAGTCTCCGGACTCCAACCGCGGGTTTGAGTTCGGTATCCCGGGTGATATACTTGACCTTGTAGGGTCCGACTTTATACCCCCGTTCTTCAAGAAACAGCCTGATGGCTCGATTGGCCTCTTCGGCCGTGGCAGCATAAGGACCACTGAAATCATCCACAGAGGCCCAAACGATTTCGGTTTCTGCTGCTTGAGATGCTCCTCCCGGAAGACCTAAAACCATTAAAATCAGGAACGCAGATAAAACAACCCATTTACCGTGATACCCTTTCATCGTCTTTCTCCTTTCTAAATTTTAAAATATTTATTCTGCAGTTCTTCATCTTCCATGATCTCCTGTGAAGTGGCTTCACGGGTAACCAGGCCGCTGGCCATAATATAATGACGGGTTCCTACCTGGGAGGCCATTTTCAAGTTAGCATCCACCAATAATATGGTCAGTCCGGTTCTGTTCAATTCTTGTAATGTTTCCATAATCGCCTGGACCATTAGCGGGGCAATCCCCTCGGATGGCTCATCTAAGAGGAGCATTTCCGGCCTGCTGATCAGCACCCGGGCGATAGCCAGCATTTGTTGTTCCCCGCCGCTCAACTCATTACCCATGTGATCCATTCTCCTTTTGAGAGAGGGGAAATATTCAAAAACCCAATCCAGATTTTTTTCGTTTCTGTTGGACGAAGGCAATCGAAGATTTTCTTCGACGGTGAGGGTACTAAAAATATGACGACCTTGGGGAACATATCCAATACCTTGTCGATAGATCTGGTATGATGGAAGGTTGGCTATCCTTTTCTCATTAAATAAAACGGAACCGGATCGAATCGAAACCATCCCCATTATACTCTTCAGAGTAGTCGTCTTACCCATTCCGTTTCGGCCTAATAGGGTGACCAATTCACCCTTTTTGACTTCAAGATTCACCCCGTTGAGAATATGGCTCTTCCCGTAATAGGCGTGTATCTGATTCAATTTCAACATCACATCACCCCCAAATAGGCCTTGGCAACCTTGGGGTCATTTTTGATGACCCCTGGCGGACCCTGAGCAATGACCTGACCGTAATCCAATACCGTTATAGTATCCGAGATGGATAAAACCATTTCCATCCGATGCTCAATCAACATAACCGTATGGGCTGGAATTAATTTCTTAATCGTCTCCCCCATGGAAGGAATTTCGTCATAGACCAACCCGCTGGTCGGTTCATCCAGGAGCAATAAAACACTGTCTCCGGCTATGGCCATCCCGATATCCAATAGCCGTTGCTCTCCGTGTGACAGTTCAAAGGCCTTATATTCTGCCTTTCCGGATAATCCGATGGTCGATAAAATTTCATGAGACTTTTCAATGGACTCTCTTAAATCAGAAGATTTTTTAAATAAACTGAATCGTTCTTTCATCGTACCCTGGATTGCCAGTCGAACATTTTCCAGGGCCGTGAGTTCCGGGAAAAGGTTGATAACCTGAAAGGACCGTCGTAATCCCAAGTGGGCCATTTTATGGGGTGGGAGGTTGGTGATGTCCATTCCTTTAAACTCCACCCGACCTTCTGAAGGCTTCAAAAAACCGGAGATGACATTAAATAAAGTCGTTTTCCCAGCACCGTTCGGGCCTACCACGGAATGCAAACTGCCCTCCCGCACCTCGATATCGATCTTATTCAAGACCAGCAATGCCCCAAACGTTTTAGTTACCCCGGCAGTCTTCAATAAATTCATTTGGCGGTCCTCATTTTTTTGTCCATATCAAGCCCTCATTCCCCTTGGGAAGCCACTCGGATAAAAAAGATTTAAAGAATTTTTTCGAACCTTGAACCCTGAACCCTGAACCTTGAACCGTATTTTCGTACTAAACTATTGACAGACTCCATGGGCAAATAGATTCCAGAATACCTTGGAAATTTTATCGCTTTTCATCTCTCCCCCTTCAGAATACCAATAAATGAGCCAGTTCATCATTCCCAAGAGACCCAACGTTACTATCTTAATATTTTTTTTGCAGGCGGGGCTTTCCTTCATATACTCCTCAACTGCCTTGCGGAAAATCATTTCATACCGATCTCTGAGTTTGATGATGTCTTTTTGTTTTTCATCGCCCAACGATCTAAGTTCCTTCAGCAGGGTGGAGTGTTCATGAACATTATCGGCAATGGTGATGATGTGGGCCTCGATCATCTTCATTAACTTGCTCTCCGGGAGATTGGCAGATTTTGAAATAGGTTCAACCACCTCCAAACTTTGAGTCATGGCGCTTTTACAAATAAGATACAAAAGATCTTCTTTGCTTTGGATGTAATGATAAAGACTACTCTCCCTGATCCCTATGGTTTTGCAGATCTGCCTGATCGAAGTAGCCGCATAGCCATGCTTATTAAAAAGGGTGGCTGCAATCCGATAAACTTCCCTCTCTTTTTCCCGGGTCAGGGATTGGATAATCGATTTATTTCGCATGTGAATCTCCCCAAAATATTTTGGCACCTAATAATATTTTTTCTTGACTTGGTTTTCTCATCATGTTACTTAACGACCTAACGAGTGTTCGATAGTCTAATAAAAGAAAAAAAAATTAATGTCAAGAAAAAAATTATAGTATATAAAAAATTTTTCTAAATGGAGGGACCCCTATGAACCTGGCCAATATCCTGGAACTTCAAGCCGTCAAAAGACCTGAAAAAACCGCCGTCCTGTTCGGTGTGAAAGGATACACCTATGCCCATTTGAATGAAGAAGCGAATCGGATGGCAAACGCCTTGATATCGTTGGGCGTTCAAAAAGGGGATCGGGTGGCCATGTGGCTGCCCAACTGCCCGGAATTTATCACCACCTTTTTCGGCATTATTAAGACCGGGGCGGTCGTTGTCCCCTTAAACATCCTTTTCAAGGCCAGGGAGATTGAATATCTCCTCTCCAATTCTGGAAGCAAAGTTTTGGTAACCACGACCTCGTGCTTGGATATTCTCCAAGAGATTAAAGACCATCTTCCGGATCTGGAAACCGTGGTTGCTTTAGGGATGGACAAGGACGAGGATCACATTCTCTCTTTTCAAAATATTATTCTGAAGGCTTCTCCAGAATTCTTCAGCGTCGATGTCGGTCCGGACCATACGGCCACCATTTTGTACACCTCCGGCACCACCGGTTTCCCTAAGGGGGCCATGCTTACCCATCGTAACCTCTTTATGAATTCCGAGTTTTATGCCGAAGGGCTGGGGGCCAATGAAAATTGGGTAGGCTTATGTGTCCTTCCTCTGTCACATCTACTATCCCTGGCGGCCGGCCAGTTCGTTCTTCTGGGGCGAGGAGGAACTCTGCATATCATGGAACGATTCATAGCCGAAGAAGCCGCCAAGCTTATCGCCAAAAATAAAATAACCTATACCTTTGCCGTGCCGACGGTTTACGCCATGCTCCTGGCCCTTCCCGATGAGCCGCAATATGATTTACATTCCTTGGAAATTTGTATCACCACAGGGATGCTGACTCCTCTTGATCTTAGAAAAAAATTTGAGGAAAAGTTTGATTGCAAAACCATCCAGGCCTACGGACAGGTGGAAAGTTCCCCGGTCATCACCATGGATCGGATAGACCGGCCCAGGAAATTTAAAAGTGTTGGATTTCCGTTGCCTTATGTTGAGGTGAAGACCGTCGATGAAGAGGATCGCCCTCTTCCCCCCAATTCCCATGGCGAGATTTGCGCCCGGGGGCATTGTGTCATGAAGGGATACTGGAGGAATCCGGCGGGCACGAAAGCCGCTTTAAAAGACGGTTGGCTGCATACCGGAGATATCGGGATGGTGGATGAAGAAGGTTACCTTTATATTTTTGACCGTAAAAAGGACATGATCATCTGCGGCGGTTATAATATTTATCCCATAGAAATCGAAAATTTGCTCTATGAACATCCCAAAATTCTGGAAGCCTCGGTAGTAGGCATTCCCGATGAAAGAATGGGTGAGATTCCCAAGGCCTATGTAGCGCTTAAACCGGACCAAACGGCTACGGAACAAGAGATTATGGATTTTGTAAAGGAAAGGTTGGCTGCCTATAAAAAGTTGAGGGCAGTGGAGTTTTTGAGTGCCTTGCCCAAGGGACCTACTGGAAAAATATTGCGCCGGGCCCTGCGGGAAAAAAAATAAATTCCAGAAAGAAATACTCATGAAAGCCGCTCGTTTTTACCAGGTTGGACAGCCCTTGGTGCTGGAAGAGGTTCCCATGCTCCATCCCGAACCCCGGGAGGTTTTAATCAGGGTCTGCGCCTGCGGTATCTGCGGTTCCGATATTCATGTCGTTTATGAAGGAAGCACGCGAATCCCCTTTCCACCGACCACCCTTGGCCATGAGTTCAGCGGAGAAATCGTCGAGATCGGGGTTGGGGTGGAAGGCTGGAAGGTCGGGGATCGCGTGGCGGTATCCTGCATTGTTTCCTGTGGCCATTGTCTGAACTGTCTGTCCGGCAGGGAGCAGATTTGTCTGGAAAGGAAACTCCTTGGAATCCATCTGGACGGCGGGCTGGCGGAATATGTAAAAAGTCCCTTTACTAATCTAATCAGATTGCCGGGAGGGATCCCCTTCGATCAGGGTGCCCTATTGACCGATGCCGTAGCAACCCCCTATCATGCTCTGATTCGAAGGGGGAGGTTGACTCCCGGGGAAACAGTAGCCATATTCGGCTGCGGGGGTCTCGGTATTCATGCAGTGCAATTGGCCAAAATTTCGGGAGCGGGCCTGATTATTGCCGTGGATGTTTCCGATGTTGCCCTGAAGCGGGCCATTGCCCAGGGAGCGGATTGGACCTGCCGCTCCGATCAGGAAGACCCGGTGAAAGCCATAAAAGAAGTCACTCACGGACTCGGAGTGGATCTTTCCCTGGAACTTGTCGGACTTAAGCAAACCATTGCCCAGGCGGTTGCTTCCTTACGGGTGGGTGGCCGGGCCGTGGTAGCCGGATTAGGCCGGGAAGAAATTTCCTCCCTGTCCCTATCGGAATTCGTTCGAGGAGAAATCGAACTCATCGGCTCTTATGCCTTTTCTGTGGCCGAAATCCAAGATCTGGTTCAAATGGCAGATGAAGGCCTCCTTGATCTTTCCCGGTCCATTTCTCTTAGAATCGACTTAGACGATGTCAATCGAGGGTTGGAGATTTTACATAAAAAAATTAGCGATCCCCTTCGAGTGGTGGTAATTCCTTCTTTTAAAGAAATTGCCTGATCATGCCTTTTTCTCTTTCCACCGGATAAGTTAGACCAAAAATCTGGCACTGGGCAATATGTCAGGATCTATTGGGACCTCTTCGTTCCTTGTTTTAAATTTCTAAATAAATTCGCAAACCTTAATGGCCTGGCTTGGACATTCGGTCTCACAAAGCTGGCAGATCATGCAATCATCCGGATTTTTGGGTTTGGCCTTCTCATTTTCTATGACCAGGACCTCCATAGGACAGGCCTCGGCACAGGTTCCGCACCCGGTGCATAAGATTTCATCGACTTCGATCTGAACCATTTAAACCCCTTATCAATTTTGGATTTTGGATTTCGGATTTCGGAATTAAACCCTCATGCCCGTCTGAAGCGGGCACCATGAACAATAAAAATGGGTTTTTCCGAACCTTGAACCCTGAACCTTGAACCGTATTTTCGCACTAAACCTGCCGGGCCGCATAGTTTGCCGTGTGTATGGCCCGTTCGATCTTTTCCGGGCCGGTACAATCCCCGATTTCATAGAGATCGACCCCTGTTCTCAGGAGCTTTTGATAAAGATCCTTGTTCGGATTTCTCGACAGAGCCAGGATCACCGTATCCACCGGGAAGCTTTCTTCCTTTCCTTCCGGATCGGTATACTTAACCAGGCCATTGGTCAGATCCGACACTTTCACACCGGTCAGGCATTTAACCCCGCCCTCGGCCAAAAACTCGTTCAACACCATATAACGGAATATCTGCGAGTACGGCGGCCACCCGACCATGGGCCCTTCTTCCAGCAAATAGACCTCTTTCACTTTTTCCGGGTCCGTCACGGCCAGGGCCCTTTCGGCAGGGGCTTTATGATATTTGGTATACCCTTCCGGTTTGGCCTTTCCTTCCCGGCTCAAGGATACAGCCACCTCGGCCCCGTATTGTCCTCCAATAACGGCCACCTTTTTCCCGACCGCCCTTTTTCCGGATAAAAATTGGTCCAATGTAATGACCCTGTCTTCTTTTACGCCGGGAATTTCAGGAATAATCTCCTTTGAACCGGTGGCCAGGACAACGATATCCGGCTTTTGGGCTTTAATGAGATCCTCCGTAACTTCCGTGTTCAATTCGATCTGAATATTGAGTCGTTTAATCTCTCTGGTCAGCCAGCGAACGATATTCATCAGTTCCCTCGTATAAAGTCTGGGGTAGCTGGAAGCCAGGGGGACATAACCACCGAGTTTACTCCCTTTTTCATAGATAGTGACCTTGTTCCCCCGAAGGGTGGCCACCCTGGCGAACTCCATTCCGGCCGGTCCGCCGCCTACGACCAAAATATTTTTGGGTTCTCTGGTGGGCAGCATATAATCTTCCTGCCAAACCGCCGACCGGTTGTACCCGAAGTTGACCGCACAGCGACTCGGTCTGTTGGTAAAATCATCCTCCAGGCAAGTATTGCAGGCGATGCACTGCCGGATATCATCATATTTCCCGGCTATCGTCTTCTTGGCAAAATAGGCATCGCTTAAAGATCCACGCCCTATGCCGACGATATCGCAGACCCCGTCTTCAATCAATTTGGCAGCCAGGCGGCCGTCATTGATCCGGCTGACACCGATCACCGGCACCTTAACGACTTTTTTGACTGCCGCCGCCAGATGGACCCAGGTCCCCCGGGGTTCGTACATTTCCGGAATAATACAGGTAAAATGCTCAAAAATCCCACAGGTCACATCAAAAGCATCACAACCGGCCTCTTCCATGGCCGGGGCGATGTATTTACAAA
Protein-coding sequences here:
- a CDS encoding FAD-dependent oxidoreductase, which produces MANIYDPIMIGKVEVKNRLYATPMISNIAREDCVASESLIQVAYQRSKGGWGIYCTEGAIPNWNSKLFPRMLGLFDINQIVALYELVEAIHGGGAKAMVQVTHIGRMADPNQMPKDTPPEKRVCLAPSDTTPPSPFQPTMKPRGMSEEEIQEVMGELVNTMTMAKASGWDLFNFHCSHGTLVQQFLSPYTNHRTDKWGGSWDRRLEFMRQTLTRMKEATGGTIPIICRVAADEFMEGGYTVDDFCKYIAPAMEEAGCDAFDVTCGIFEHFTCIIPEMYEPRGTWVHLAAAVKKVVKVPVIGVSRINDGRLAAKLIEDGVCDIVGIGRGSLSDAYFAKKTIAGKYDDIRQCIACNTCLEDDFTNRPSRCAVNFGYNRSAVWQEDYMLPTREPKNILVVGGGPAGMEFARVATLRGNKVTIYEKGSKLGGYVPLASSYPRLYTRELMNIVRWLTREIKRLNIQIELNTEVTEDLIKAQKPDIVVLATGSKEIIPEIPGVKEDRVITLDQFLSGKRAVGKKVAVIGGQYGAEVAVSLSREGKAKPEGYTKYHKAPAERALAVTDPEKVKEVYLLEEGPMVGWPPYSQIFRYMVLNEFLAEGGVKCLTGVKVSDLTNGLVKYTDPEGKEESFPVDTVILALSRNPNKDLYQKLLRTGVDLYEIGDCTGPEKIERAIHTANYAARQV
- a CDS encoding 4Fe-4S binding protein — its product is MVQIEVDEILCTGCGTCAEACPMEVLVIENEKAKPKNPDDCMICQLCETECPSQAIKVCEFI
- a CDS encoding long-chain-fatty-acid--CoA ligase — translated: MNLANILELQAVKRPEKTAVLFGVKGYTYAHLNEEANRMANALISLGVQKGDRVAMWLPNCPEFITTFFGIIKTGAVVVPLNILFKAREIEYLLSNSGSKVLVTTTSCLDILQEIKDHLPDLETVVALGMDKDEDHILSFQNIILKASPEFFSVDVGPDHTATILYTSGTTGFPKGAMLTHRNLFMNSEFYAEGLGANENWVGLCVLPLSHLLSLAAGQFVLLGRGGTLHIMERFIAEEAAKLIAKNKITYTFAVPTVYAMLLALPDEPQYDLHSLEICITTGMLTPLDLRKKFEEKFDCKTIQAYGQVESSPVITMDRIDRPRKFKSVGFPLPYVEVKTVDEEDRPLPPNSHGEICARGHCVMKGYWRNPAGTKAALKDGWLHTGDIGMVDEEGYLYIFDRKKDMIICGGYNIYPIEIENLLYEHPKILEASVVGIPDERMGEIPKAYVALKPDQTATEQEIMDFVKERLAAYKKLRAVEFLSALPKGPTGKILRRALREKK
- a CDS encoding TetR/AcrR family transcriptional regulator, translated to MRNKSIIQSLTREKEREVYRIAATLFNKHGYAATSIRQICKTIGIRESSLYHYIQSKEDLLYLICKSAMTQSLEVVEPISKSANLPESKLMKMIEAHIITIADNVHEHSTLLKELRSLGDEKQKDIIKLRDRYEMIFRKAVEEYMKESPACKKNIKIVTLGLLGMMNWLIYWYSEGGEMKSDKISKVFWNLFAHGVCQ
- a CDS encoding zinc-binding dehydrogenase is translated as MKAARFYQVGQPLVLEEVPMLHPEPREVLIRVCACGICGSDIHVVYEGSTRIPFPPTTLGHEFSGEIVEIGVGVEGWKVGDRVAVSCIVSCGHCLNCLSGREQICLERKLLGIHLDGGLAEYVKSPFTNLIRLPGGIPFDQGALLTDAVATPYHALIRRGRLTPGETVAIFGCGGLGIHAVQLAKISGAGLIIAVDVSDVALKRAIAQGADWTCRSDQEDPVKAIKEVTHGLGVDLSLELVGLKQTIAQAVASLRVGGRAVVAGLGREEISSLSLSEFVRGEIELIGSYAFSVAEIQDLVQMADEGLLDLSRSISLRIDLDDVNRGLEILHKKISDPLRVVVIPSFKEIA